A section of the Passer domesticus isolate bPasDom1 chromosome 17, bPasDom1.hap1, whole genome shotgun sequence genome encodes:
- the GAL3ST1 gene encoding galactosylceramide sulfotransferase, protein MLWHGKPWKSMCKGLVLGTLLTSFMLLLYSYAVPPLQVSVTEIPVPFSCSSHLSPAQAPSPSNGTGSASGWSCRPKLNVMFMKTHKTASSTILNILFRFGEKHRLKFAFPNGRNDFYYPSFFERSQVQHYRPGVCFNIICNHMRFHYEEVRKLLPPDTTFVTVLRDPAYLFESSFHYFGPVIPLTWKITGEDKLDEFLRDPQHYYDPNGFNAHYLQNLLFFDFGYDSSMDANSPLVEEHIQEIDRRFHLVMLLEYFDESLVLLKDLLCWQLEDVLYFKLNARKGSTVSRLTPELYKQATAWNLIDAKLYRYFNATFWRKVEAYGRERMARDVAELQRENKKMTSICIDGGHAVDASAIQESSMQPWQPLGEKTILGYNLKKKISKKHQKLCRKMLTPEIQYLTDLGANLWITKLWSYVRDFLKW, encoded by the exons ATGCTGTGGCATGGGAAGCCCTGGAAGTCCATGTGCAAGGGGCTGGTCCTGGGGACCCTCCTGACCAGCTTCATGTTGCTGCTCTACTCCTACGCCGTCCCCCCACTGCAAGTCAGCGTCACTGA GATCCCCGtccccttctcctgctcctcccaccTGTCCCCTGCCCAGGCTCCATCCCCGTCCAACGGCACGGGCAGTGCCTCGGGGTGGAGCTGCCGGCCCAAGCTCAACGTCATGTTCATGAAGACCCACAAGACCGCCAGCAGCACCATCCTCAACATCCTCTTCCGCTTCGGGGAGAAGCATCGCCTGAAATTCGCCTTCCCCAACGGCCGCAACGACTTCTACTACCCGTCCTTCTTCGAGCGCAGCCAGGTGCAGCACTACCGGCCCGGGGTGTGCTTCAACATCATCTGCAACCACATGCGCTTCCACTACGAGGAGGTGCGCAAGCTCCTGCCGCCCGACACCACCTTCGTGACGGTGCTGCGGGACCCCGCGTACCTCTTCGAGTCCTCCTTCCACTACTTCGGGCCCGTCATCCCCCTCACCTGGAAGATCACGGGGGAGGATAAGCTGGACGAGTTCCTCCGGGACCCCCAGCACTACTACGACCCCAACGGGTTCAACGCTCACTACCTCCAAAACCTCCTGTTCTTCGACTTCGGCTACGACAGCAGCATGGACGCCAACAGCCCGCTGGTGGAGGAGCACATCCAGGAGATCGACCGCCGCTTCCACCTCGTCATGTTGCTCGAGTACTTTGATGAGTCACTGGTGCTGCTCAaggacctgctgtgctggcagctggaggACGTCCTCTACTTCAAGCTCAACGCCCGCAAGGGCTCCACCGTGTCCCGGTTGACCCCTGAGCTGTACAAGCAGGCGACCGCCTGGAACCTCATTGACGCCAAGCTCTACCGCTACTTCAATGCCACCTTTTGGCGCAAGGTGGAGGCCTACGGGAGGGAGAGGATGGCCAGGGATGTGGCCGAGctgcagagggagaacaagaaGATGACCAGCATCTGCATCGACGGGGGACACGCCGTGGATGCCAGCGCCATCCAGGAGTCCTCcatgcagccctggcagcccctgggggAGAAGACCATCCTGGGGTACAACTTGAAGAAGAAGATCAGCAAGAAGCACCAGAAGCTGTGCCGCAAGATGCTGACGCCCGAAATCCAGTACCTGACTGACCTGGGGGCCAACCTCTGGATCACCAAGCTATGGAGCTACGTGCGGGACTTCCTCAAGTGGTAG